In a genomic window of Roseimicrobium gellanilyticum:
- a CDS encoding DUF1501 domain-containing protein translates to MSLPVSGHPFSRRQWLSRTGGGVGSVALAWLLKQEGLLATSERLEAHHYDLVPKRPVAQPKARAMISMFMQGGPSHIDLFDPKPELDKLDGKNFPGEVKYDDAAGASREVMASPWKFRKHGQCGMELSELLPHLANVVDDITLIRSMHTGVNNHGQSIYALENGRATGGRPTLGSWLTYGLGSENQDLPAYVALTDPRGVPVLGVENWTNGWLPSLFQGTVVRSKEPRILNLDAPMSLKGEAQDRYLNFLGKLNHQHLAQRPGESDLEARIQSFELAARMQTAAKEALDISQESEATKKLYGLDDPVTQEFGARCLIARRLVERGVRFVSVFTGNQTWDHHQSIMSGLPKAVGQVDKPSAALIIDLKARGLLDSTVVHWGGEMGRLPVIQNRAGSSGRASVGRDHNTYGFSQWVAGGGFRGGYVHGATDEFGHKAVENIVNHYDWHATLFELFGLDPKKLTYKRNGTDQVLIENPEARVVRELLV, encoded by the coding sequence ATGAGCCTGCCCGTTTCCGGTCATCCTTTCTCCCGCCGTCAGTGGCTTTCCCGCACCGGCGGAGGGGTTGGCTCGGTTGCGCTGGCCTGGCTGCTGAAGCAGGAGGGCCTGCTGGCCACCAGCGAACGTCTGGAGGCCCACCACTACGATCTGGTACCGAAGCGTCCCGTAGCCCAGCCGAAGGCGCGCGCCATGATCTCGATGTTCATGCAGGGCGGGCCGAGCCACATCGACCTCTTCGACCCGAAGCCGGAATTGGACAAGCTGGACGGCAAGAACTTCCCCGGTGAGGTGAAGTATGACGATGCCGCTGGCGCGAGTCGCGAGGTCATGGCCAGCCCGTGGAAGTTCCGCAAGCACGGCCAGTGCGGCATGGAACTCTCCGAACTGCTGCCGCACCTCGCAAATGTGGTGGATGACATCACGCTCATCCGCTCCATGCACACCGGCGTGAACAATCACGGCCAGTCCATCTACGCACTGGAGAATGGACGTGCCACCGGCGGGCGCCCCACGTTGGGAAGCTGGCTCACCTACGGCCTCGGTTCGGAGAATCAGGACCTGCCCGCGTATGTGGCCCTCACGGACCCGCGCGGTGTGCCTGTGCTCGGCGTGGAGAACTGGACCAATGGCTGGCTGCCTTCCCTGTTTCAGGGCACCGTGGTACGCTCCAAGGAACCGCGCATCCTGAATCTCGACGCGCCCATGTCCCTGAAGGGCGAGGCGCAGGATCGTTATCTGAACTTCCTCGGCAAGCTGAATCACCAGCACCTCGCGCAGCGTCCCGGTGAATCGGACCTCGAAGCTCGCATCCAGAGCTTCGAACTCGCCGCACGCATGCAGACCGCAGCGAAGGAGGCTCTGGACATCAGTCAGGAAAGTGAAGCCACCAAGAAACTCTACGGCCTGGATGATCCCGTCACACAGGAGTTTGGTGCGCGGTGCCTTATTGCCCGGCGTCTGGTGGAGCGTGGCGTGCGTTTCGTGAGCGTGTTCACGGGGAACCAGACTTGGGACCATCATCAGAGCATCATGAGCGGCCTGCCCAAAGCCGTCGGTCAGGTGGATAAACCTTCCGCTGCTCTCATCATCGATCTCAAGGCACGTGGCTTGCTCGACAGCACCGTGGTTCACTGGGGTGGTGAGATGGGTCGCCTTCCCGTGATTCAAAACCGGGCCGGCAGCAGCGGTCGTGCCTCTGTAGGCCGTGACCACAACACCTATGGCTTCAGTCAGTGGGTCGCCGGCGGCGGCTTCCGCGGGGGGTATGTGCACGGTGCCACGGACGAGTTCGGCCACAAAGCGGTGGAGAACATCGTCAACCACTACGACTGGCACGCCACCTTGTTCGAGCTCTTTGGCCTCGATCCGAAGAAGCTCACCTACAAGCGCAACGGCACCGATCAGGTGCTGATCGAGAATCCCGAAGCACGCGTGGTGAGGGAGTTGCTGGTGTAG